AGTGTATCCATCACCCCACAGAGAGCAAGTAGAAGCATCGCCATTCGTTAAGCATAGGCGGTGCTGGGAAGCTGTCAAGGCCGATTAAACCTTTTTGGGTTTGGCGTGTCCAACAGTTACGAATCAATCCTTTAATAAGGAGGAATAGTATGCTTAGAATAGCGGCAGCACTGCCCTTAATCCTGGTCGGTCTTTTCGGGGCGCCGCGCGGCCAGCATGAAGGTCCGGGGCACTTCGGGGGTCTGCGACTTGGCCTGCTTCTCACCCCCCAGGCGGCGGAGGAACTCAATCTTACCGAAGACCAGCAGGATAAGCTCAAGGAGCTTTGCTACTCCCACCAGGAAAAGGTGCTTGAGATAAAGCAGAAGATCGAGCGCGAGCAGCTTGAACTTCGTAAGCTCATGGATGCCGACGAGCCCAACGAGTCTAAGATCAAGGCAAAGATCCGTGAGATAGGTTCGCTCAGAACCGATCTACAACTGTCTCAGGTTGATCTCTACTTTGCGGCGCGCAATATACTTACCGACGAGCAGATCGAGAAGATGGAGAGCCTTCGTCATGCCGGACGCCGTGGTCCTGAAGGTTCAGGTCACGGCTCAGGAAGAGGAGAGAGGTCCCCTGCCCCTGAAAGATAAATCGCCTGGCCGGGGTTTACGACCCTAAGGCTTGACTAACCCCTCCTCCCTTGGTATGATGGCCGGTGTAAATAACCGGCCATCTTTTTATTGGCCTTAAACCTGGAGGAGTTTATGAAACGCATTGCACTTATCGTTGTTATTGCCGTGATCCTTTGCCCCATTTCTATGGATGCGGCGCGTAGAAGCAAGAAAACCTTTCCCTTGATGCTCGGCCCCAAGCTTTCGGTTGGGTTCTTTGAAGGCGATGAGTCCATCTATCCGGTCAGCTTCCAGGGCGAGGCGATGCTGAACCTTTACAAGAATCAAATCTGGGTGCGAACCAACATCCTTGAACTTACCGCCTACGAAAACTCAAACTATCTGGGTCTGAACATGGGTTCGCCGATTGAGGGGGTATTCATGGGAAGCTACAAGGATTGGCGTCCTTATGGCTTCGGAGGGCTGGGCATAGGCGTTACATCCATAATAAGCGATATCGGAGACATCACCTCTTCCCGGATTTGGATTACCTTAGGTGGCGGCGCAGCTTACGTTGTCTCGAGATACTCGCACTTCTTCGGAGAAGGCGGTGTTGATCTTGGCTATGACGGCATCCACTGGGATGTGCGTTTGTTCGCAGGTATCGGGGTGTGGTTCGGGCTGAGCTGGTAGCTTACCCCACGCGCCTGCTTCGCATCCGCGCGGGGACCCCGGATTATGCACCCCACGAACGCACTTCGTGCGTCCGCGGGGACCCCGAAATAATGCTCCTTTTGACCAGAGGTCAAAAGATCGCAGAGAAAAACGTAGGGGCCGACTTTGGCGTTTCTAAACGCCGCTTCGCGTAAGTCGGCACGCTTACTATCTGAAAGAAATAATAGCGAAGGGACAACCTGAAGGTCGGCACTGCGTTCTTGACAAAGCACCTTCCCTCGCTAGAATAAGGCGTTGCGCCCGTGGCTCAACTGGATAGAGCAGCTGACTACGGATCAGCAGGTTGGGGGTTCGAATCCCTCCGGGCGTATAAAGCGGCCTCTAGGCCATTCGTAGGGGCACGGCATGCCGTGCCCCTACAGGCTCATAAACATCCGGGGTGTAATCCTCCAACGGTAAAAAGGTGTGTGTTACGGGTGTTACGGGCGGGCGGGTTGACAGCGTCCAACTTATCGCTATCCTTAGTCCTGAAGAGGGGAGAGGCCTGAAAAGGAGTCGCAGGATTGATAGATTCAGACGAACGCTGGATGCGTGAGGCGTTGCGGGAGGCCAAGGCAGCTTGCGCCGATGGCGAGGCCCCGGTTGGTGCGGTGGTTGTGCACGAAGGTCGAATAATAGGCCGGGGGCACAACCAGACCGAAAGGCTTGCCGATCCCACTGCGCATGCCGAGATGATAGCGCTTACCGCGGCTGCAGTGGCACTTGAGTCGTGGAGATTGCTGGATTGCACGCTCTATGTTACTGTGGAGCCATGTCTTATGTGCGCGGGCGCTGTGGTGCTTGCACGCATCCCGCGGGTGGTCTTCGGCATAAGGGACCCCAAATTCGGAGCGGTCTCATCGCTCTTTAAGATCGGTAGTGACGAGCGTCTGAATCACACCTTCAAGGTGACTGAGGGGGTGCTTGCCGAAGAGGCGAAGGCGCTGATGCAGTCTTTCTTTAAGGAGCGACGCAAGGTCAATACAAATGAGGCGGGAGATGCGTAGAGATATTTATGCGGGCACGATTGCTTCGCAAGCGTGTCCGCATACAGGAGAGATGGCTGAGTGGACGAAAGCGCACGACTCGAAATCGTGTGGGCCGAAAGGCCCCGGGGGTTCGAATCCCTCTCTCTCCGTGTCTCAGTGGAGACTTGCAAAAAAACTATGGAGGCAGCCGAGGCATTCTTCGTTTTGATCTTTAACCCGATGGAAGGAGTAAGAGACTTATGATCAAACGAGCGGCTATATTGGGTCTTCTGGCTTCGGCTCTGCTTTTTGCAGAACGCATCAAGGTGCCGGTGAAGCCTTACCAATCCAGGTTGGATGATCCTTATTATAAAAGTTTGCTGTATCGTTCAGCCACCACCCCTACCCGGGTTAATACCGCAGCACGAGAGTATCTTCAATCTATGGCAGGTATTCCAGTTCCCGGGACCTTACGGGTGCTTGCCATAAGGGTGGAGTTTCCCGCTGACGACGATCCCTTCACCTGGGGCAACGGGAAGATGGACCTTCGCGGCTTCGGCTCGCCATCCGACGGGCTTTACTACGATCCGCCGCACGATAGAACTTACTTTGAGAACCAGATGCTGGGACTGCGAAACTTCTATCTCTTGAACTCCCGCGGCAGACTGGTGATCGAATACGATGTTTATCCCTCCGAGCCATTCCGTTGCTACCAGGTTCCGCACAAGATGACCTACTACGGCGATACAAGCAATCTGGATCGGGGACTTACGCTTTTCATGCGCGACGCGTTGCTGGCTGCTGCAGAAGACCCTGAGATAGATTTC
The DNA window shown above is from candidate division TA06 bacterium B3_TA06 and carries:
- a CDS encoding tRNA-specific adenosine deaminase, with amino-acid sequence MREALREAKAACADGEAPVGAVVVHEGRIIGRGHNQTERLADPTAHAEMIALTAAAVALESWRLLDCTLYVTVEPCLMCAGAVVLARIPRVVFGIRDPKFGAVSSLFKIGSDERLNHTFKVTEGVLAEEAKALMQSFFKERRKVNTNEAGDA